A region from the Nonlabens sp. YIK11 genome encodes:
- a CDS encoding META domain-containing protein: MKSFKNNFPAVFLFGISLFIFSCSSDDDNPNNLTIQNEIRANVGIGTWKITSFIDSGTDETSDFTGYNFTFNANGVLNATNGVNSYDGTWSVESSNSSDDSPDDLDFNINFTVMNDFEDLSDDWDIISQSSTKIELIDISGGNGGTDLLTFERN, from the coding sequence ATGAAATCATTCAAAAACAATTTTCCTGCAGTATTCCTTTTTGGAATCAGTTTATTTATTTTTTCATGTTCCTCTGATGATGATAATCCTAACAATCTCACAATCCAAAATGAGATTAGGGCTAATGTAGGTATTGGAACCTGGAAAATTACCAGCTTTATCGATTCGGGTACCGATGAAACCAGCGATTTCACTGGCTATAATTTTACATTTAATGCAAATGGTGTTTTAAATGCCACTAACGGCGTCAATTCCTATGATGGAACTTGGAGTGTGGAAAGCAGCAATAGCAGCGATGACAGTCCAGATGATCTTGACTTCAACATCAATTTCACTGTAATGAACGATTTTGAAGACCTAAGTGACGACTGGGATATTATTTCGCAGAGTTCCACTAAAATTGAACTTATTGACATCAGTGGTGGAAACGGCGGTACAGATCTTCTCACGTTTGAGAGGAACTAA
- a CDS encoding SH3 domain-containing protein, which translates to MKRFILFILISFCYNTYGQIINDESYLDLDFLKFKTELINCVIQKDTLQLKKFLAERVYESKDTCGYPGCSKEELINHYFKDLADESWNDMLTLLRFGFTRKVDENTDWIVPQEKVVFQAPSYLKNVDTENELLILAENVNIREKPSLSSEIIRTTSYEKFKCDCSIVTMTKTTYQTVDGINWIEIKLGDNNVGYVASKFTSYEVIKEMTIAKVEGKWKIISWFQAPGC; encoded by the coding sequence TTGAAAAGATTTATACTTTTTATTCTTATATCATTTTGTTATAATACATATGGTCAAATAATTAACGACGAATCTTATTTGGATTTAGATTTTCTAAAATTCAAAACAGAACTTATCAATTGCGTAATACAAAAAGACACTTTACAACTAAAAAAGTTTTTAGCGGAAAGAGTCTATGAAAGCAAAGATACTTGCGGATATCCGGGTTGTTCAAAAGAAGAATTGATAAACCACTATTTTAAAGATTTGGCTGATGAGTCTTGGAACGATATGTTAACTTTATTGAGGTTTGGATTTACTCGCAAAGTAGATGAGAATACCGATTGGATTGTGCCGCAAGAAAAAGTAGTTTTTCAAGCACCATCTTATTTAAAAAATGTGGATACAGAAAATGAACTTTTAATATTAGCGGAAAATGTAAACATTCGAGAGAAACCAAGTTTAAGTTCAGAAATTATTCGAACAACATCTTATGAGAAATTTAAATGTGATTGCAGTATTGTGACAATGACAAAAACAACTTATCAAACTGTAGACGGAATAAATTGGATTGAAATAAAACTTGGCGACAATAATGTAGGATATGTTGCTTCGAAGTTTACATCATACGAAGTGATTAAAGAAATGACAATAGCAAAAGTCGAAGGAAAATGGAAAATTATATCTTGGTTTCAAGCACCAGGTTGCTGA
- a CDS encoding T9SS type A sorting domain-containing protein, which produces MKPLLFLLIFFATNLTVAQDPRLLEQEWYLFDLILDGENYVPPTHEEIPFIPLQFNESNELQTYVCPGTAGIAPVIYENTDTFILQNLVQLAGSCSTLENVIYTQRYFSFYLRNENTVYRYEISQDGDERRLILTAPNGDQAKYSNLVLSHNSVTKSQIKMYPIPAREVLHLEFPSQVDISEVKIYNLQGKEVFRSKNNLTKLPVSGLNAGIYFLEIIDNREPNIFLKFVKS; this is translated from the coding sequence ATGAAACCACTTTTATTTCTTTTGATTTTTTTCGCCACTAACCTTACTGTGGCACAGGATCCAAGATTGCTCGAGCAGGAATGGTATTTATTTGATTTGATTCTTGATGGTGAGAACTATGTACCGCCTACACACGAAGAGATTCCATTTATTCCGTTACAATTTAACGAAAGTAATGAGCTGCAAACTTATGTCTGTCCTGGCACCGCTGGAATCGCGCCAGTCATTTATGAAAATACTGATACCTTTATTCTTCAAAATTTGGTTCAACTAGCAGGAAGCTGCAGCACCCTAGAAAATGTAATTTATACACAACGCTACTTTTCGTTCTATTTGAGAAATGAAAATACTGTTTATCGGTACGAGATCTCCCAAGATGGCGATGAGAGAAGATTAATCCTAACAGCACCTAATGGTGATCAAGCTAAGTACAGCAATCTGGTACTATCACATAACAGCGTTACAAAATCACAGATCAAAATGTATCCCATTCCAGCTCGAGAAGTGTTGCATTTAGAATTTCCTTCACAAGTTGACATAAGCGAGGTGAAAATTTACAATCTTCAAGGCAAAGAAGTCTTTAGGTCAAAAAACAATCTCACTAAGCTTCCCGTTAGCGGCTTGAATGCAGGAATCTATTTCCTGGAAATCATCGATAATCGTGAGCCCAACATCTTCTTAAAATTTGTAAAAAGTTAG
- a CDS encoding amidohydrolase family protein, which produces MKKLIYIASLLVAATGFAQQAPAPVQKTAVRIMNGTAHLGNGQVIENSVIEFEDGKLTIVGDATTMRLAAPKGEVIDASGKHIYPGMIAANTTLGLVEVDAVGASDDEREIGTYNPHIRSIIAYNAESKIVETMRPNGILLAQITPRGGRVSGKSSVVHMDAWNWEDAAVRMDDGIHVNWPRSFARSGSWPNFGPIEPAKDYDEQVEELRLFLNKAKAYAKTKNPDNVDLKLQAMGTAMAGTTNMYVHVSGEKAVIDVLAFAKANNLTNNLVLVGAEGSEKIAKDIAAAGVPVLAARVHSLPSRDDEDYDMPYKFPKLLADAGVLVGLENSGSMERHQVRNVPFYAGTVAGFGLDIEKALMMVTLNPAKILGIDKEYGSLEQGKSATLFISEGNALDMRTNKLTRAFIDGRDVSLDTRQKELYERYMEKYSRED; this is translated from the coding sequence ATGAAAAAACTAATATATATCGCAAGCTTGCTCGTCGCGGCGACTGGCTTTGCACAACAGGCACCGGCACCCGTGCAAAAAACGGCCGTGCGTATCATGAATGGTACCGCACATTTGGGTAACGGTCAGGTCATTGAGAATTCGGTAATAGAATTTGAAGATGGCAAGTTGACTATCGTTGGTGATGCCACCACCATGAGACTCGCAGCTCCTAAAGGCGAAGTGATCGATGCCAGCGGCAAACATATCTATCCAGGAATGATCGCAGCAAATACAACGCTGGGACTGGTAGAGGTTGACGCTGTAGGCGCCAGTGATGACGAGCGTGAGATAGGAACCTACAATCCGCACATACGCAGTATTATCGCCTACAATGCAGAAAGTAAGATCGTAGAGACCATGCGACCCAATGGGATACTATTGGCACAAATCACACCACGTGGTGGTCGTGTTTCGGGTAAATCCAGTGTGGTGCACATGGACGCCTGGAACTGGGAAGATGCCGCCGTACGCATGGACGATGGTATCCACGTGAACTGGCCGCGCAGCTTTGCACGTTCTGGTTCCTGGCCCAACTTTGGCCCTATCGAGCCAGCTAAGGATTATGACGAGCAGGTCGAAGAATTACGCTTGTTTCTCAACAAGGCCAAGGCCTATGCCAAAACCAAAAATCCAGACAACGTGGATTTAAAACTACAGGCGATGGGAACGGCCATGGCAGGAACCACTAATATGTACGTTCATGTAAGTGGTGAGAAAGCGGTGATTGACGTTCTCGCTTTCGCGAAAGCGAACAACCTGACCAACAATCTCGTACTGGTAGGCGCAGAAGGATCTGAAAAGATCGCCAAAGACATCGCTGCCGCTGGCGTGCCGGTACTTGCCGCACGTGTGCACAGCTTGCCGTCCAGAGACGATGAGGATTATGACATGCCGTACAAATTCCCGAAGCTGCTGGCCGATGCTGGTGTTTTGGTAGGTTTGGAAAACTCAGGTAGTATGGAACGCCACCAGGTGCGCAACGTGCCTTTTTATGCAGGCACCGTGGCTGGTTTTGGGCTGGATATCGAGAAGGCGTTGATGATGGTGACGCTGAATCCTGCCAAAATTTTGGGCATTGATAAGGAGTACGGCTCGCTGGAACAAGGCAAGAGCGCGACACTATTTATCTCTGAAGGCAATGCGCTGGATATGAGAACCAATAAACTGACCAGAGCCTTTATCGATGGTCGTGATGTCTCTCTGGACACACGCCAGAAGGAATTGTATGAACGCTATATGGAGAAATACTCCCGCGAGGATTAA